TCTGTAATTTGAAATATGCAATTTGTAATCATTCTACATCTGCGCCCTTTTGGCCAAATAAATACTCAGGGCCACGTCGAGCGTCTGGTTCGTGGCTATCCTGACGTAATCTATCCGCTCCTGCTGGCAGGTATGCCTGATTTTGGTCGTAAAATCATCCATGACCTTGAGGTATTCCGCCCGCAACGCCCGCGGGTCGGTGGTCAGCTGCGGATAGCCCTCCAGCCCGTCGAAGCGGGTCATCTTGGTGAACGGGAAATCTATCTCGTAGTCATCGAGTATGTTGAATACGATTATCTCCTGCCCCTTGTGCCGGATTTTCTGGAGCCCTTTGATAAGGTTATCGGGATTATCGAACAGGTCGGAAATGACTATTATCAGCCCCTTCTTCTCCAGCCGCTCGGTCATATCCGTCGAAAGCGCCTTGAAGTCCGTCCGCCGCACTGCTTTAGCTTCATCCAGTTCCTTAAGAATCAGGTTCAGGTGCGCCGGACTGCTCCGGGACGGTATCGACTTGGCCACCTTCTGGTCAAAGAGCACCAGGCCGACTCCGTCCTGCTGTTGTATCATCAGGTATGACAGCGCCGCGGCCAGGTACTTGGCGTATTCCAGCTTGCTTATCAGGCCGGAGGCATACGACATCGATTCGGAGATGTCCAGCAGGATGTAGGCGAAGAGGTTGGTTTCCTGTTCGTATTGCTTGACGTAAAGCCGGTCCGAGCGGCCGAAGACCTTCCAGTCCAGGTGGCGCAGGTCGTCGCCCGGGACATATTCGCGGTGCGAGCGGAACTCGATGCTGACGCCGTGGTAAGGGCTCTTATGCAACCCGCTGAGATACCCTTCGACCACCAGGCGCGCCTTAAGCGACAAGCCGCTGATTTTATTCAGGACCTTAGGATCCAAGTACTTTCGGTAATTTTCCATTCTTGCTTAATTCGTCCTCGGTGGCCGGCGTGATTTCTATAAGTTTGGCAATAATCTTATCGGTGGTGATGCCTTCGGCCTCGGCGGTAAAGTTACGGATGATGCGGTGGCGCAGGACCGGGTAAGCCACGGCCTTGATATCCTCGGTGGTGGCGTAATACCTGCCCTGGAGCACGGCCCTGGCCCGGGCGGTGGTGATGAGGTACTGCGAGGCGCGCGGACCGGCGCCCCAGGCCACCCACTGCCTGATGAACTCCGGCACCGGCTCCTGGGCGTGCACCCGGGTCTGGCGCACCAGGTTCATGGCGTATTGCATCACGTACTCGGCCACCGGCACGCGCTGGACTATCTCCTGCAGGCTGATTATTTCCTGGGCGCTGAGCACCTTATTGAGCTTGACGTCGAAGGCCGAGGCGTTCAGCTTCATTATCTCCAGCTCCTCGCTCTCCTTTGGATATTCGATGACGATGTTAAACATAAAACGGTCCAGCTGGGCTTCGGGCAGCGGATAAGTGCCCTCCTGCTCGATGGGGTTTTGGGTGGCCAGCACGAAGAACGGCTGGTCCAGCACGTACTTGCGCCCGCCGGCCGTGACCTGCAATTCCTGCATGGCCTCGAGTAATGCCGCCTGGGTCTTGGGCGGCGTGCGGTTGATTTCGTCGGCCAGGATGACGTTGGCGAAGACCGGCCCCTTGATGAACTGCAGACAGCGCTGGCCTGTTGCCCGGTCGTCCTGAATGACATCGGTGCCGGTGATATCGGACGGCATCAGGTCCGGTGTGAACTGGATGCGGTTGAAGGAGAGCGACAGCGCCTGGGCCAGGGTCCGGACCATCAGCGTCTTGGCCAGCCCGGGCACGCCGATAATCAGGCAATGGCCTTTGGAGAAAACGCAGGTGAGCAATTCCTCCAGCACCTTCTCCTGCCCGATGATGGCCTTCGCGATTTCCGTACGCATCTTGTCATAGGCGTCGCGCAACTTCTTGATTGATTCCATGTCACTGTTCTGATTCATATAGTTTCCTTTCAGGAATTACAGATTTCAAATCTCAAATTTCAGATTAATTTGCAATATGCAATCTGGAATTTGCAATGCTATTTCGCTTCCTTCTCCTCTTTTGTTATCTTCAAATAAATATCGTTATATCCGTGATAATTATGGCCGCCGGTCAGCTCGACCGGATGTTTGGACGGGGTCAGGAAACTGCTGGCGCACGGCTCTATCTGGGTGTCCTCGGCCCATTCGTTGAACGAGGTTATCATCATCATATTCAGCGCCGGGTCGAGGTATTTCCTGGCCAGCCTTAAATAGAGCCGGTAAGTGGTGCCTTCGTTCTCCTTGTCCATGGTCGCCTCGCGGGCCAGTATCGCGTGCGACACATCTATCTGGATACCCCGGTCGTTGTAGCCGGGCATCGCGGACGGGATAAATCGGACGTTGCCCTTAGCCGCCTCGGCTTTGTATAATTCAAACTGCTTCTCAAGGTCGGTAAAATACCCGTTCAGGAGCGGCATGCCGTCGTATTGCAGCGAGCCCGGCATGCTCGAAGCCGTTATGGCGTCGAAAGATTTCACACGCTGTGTCGTGATGCCCTTCCACCAGACCTCGTCGCCCACCAGGAAGATATCAAAATCCTTCTGGTGCTTGATGATGGTCTTGACCCGGGCCAGCGCCTTTTCGTAGTCGCCCATCAACAGCCGGCTCTGCTTGACGAACACCACCGGCCGGCCGTTTATCTTGAGGTAGTTGGGATGGTTGAAATACTCCGCAGCCAGGTAGGTGAACTGGTCCAGCATCAGCTTGGACGCCTCGCGTGTCATCGGGATGGCCCCGCCCACACTGTCCAGTATGAAAAGGGTCTGGTAAGCGATGCAGAACTTAAACTGGCTATTGGTCTTTACCAGGTACGGCGCCCAGTTATCCTTGACGGTCCCATCGGTCCAGGTATTGGGTCCGTACCAGTTCATGGCGAAGAAG
The genomic region above belongs to Candidatus Brocadiia bacterium and contains:
- a CDS encoding DUF58 domain-containing protein, translating into MENYRKYLDPKVLNKISGLSLKARLVVEGYLSGLHKSPYHGVSIEFRSHREYVPGDDLRHLDWKVFGRSDRLYVKQYEQETNLFAYILLDISESMSYASGLISKLEYAKYLAAALSYLMIQQQDGVGLVLFDQKVAKSIPSRSSPAHLNLILKELDEAKAVRRTDFKALSTDMTERLEKKGLIIVISDLFDNPDNLIKGLQKIRHKGQEIIVFNILDDYEIDFPFTKMTRFDGLEGYPQLTTDPRALRAEYLKVMDDFTTKIRHTCQQERIDYVRIATNQTLDVALSIYLAKRAQM
- a CDS encoding MoxR family ATPase, which translates into the protein MNQNSDMESIKKLRDAYDKMRTEIAKAIIGQEKVLEELLTCVFSKGHCLIIGVPGLAKTLMVRTLAQALSLSFNRIQFTPDLMPSDITGTDVIQDDRATGQRCLQFIKGPVFANVILADEINRTPPKTQAALLEAMQELQVTAGGRKYVLDQPFFVLATQNPIEQEGTYPLPEAQLDRFMFNIVIEYPKESEELEIMKLNASAFDVKLNKVLSAQEIISLQEIVQRVPVAEYVMQYAMNLVRQTRVHAQEPVPEFIRQWVAWGAGPRASQYLITTARARAVLQGRYYATTEDIKAVAYPVLRHRIIRNFTAEAEGITTDKIIAKLIEITPATEDELSKNGKLPKVLGS
- a CDS encoding glycoside hydrolase family 99-like domain-containing protein yields the protein MRLHRYFIGLLVAVWVVLAASCGEDTKSKNAQSQKPLLLGAYYNPWFGADTKQWSGSLRKKLTIQQTPTLGEYNCRDIAVIKKHLEWADQAGIDFFAMNWYGPNTWTDGTVKDNWAPYLVKTNSQFKFCIAYQTLFILDSVGGAIPMTREASKLMLDQFTYLAAEYFNHPNYLKINGRPVVFVKQSRLLMGDYEKALARVKTIIKHQKDFDIFLVGDEVWWKGITTQRVKSFDAITASSMPGSLQYDGMPLLNGYFTDLEKQFELYKAEAAKGNVRFIPSAMPGYNDRGIQIDVSHAILAREATMDKENEGTTYRLYLRLARKYLDPALNMMMITSFNEWAEDTQIEPCASSFLTPSKHPVELTGGHNYHGYNDIYLKITKEEKEAK